The sequence below is a genomic window from Streptococcus pantholopis.
CACCCGGTCAGCTTTTTTAGCCGCCTTAGCCATTCCTTTTTCGCGGAGCAGCTCGATGGCCTTATCCATATCACCGTCGGTTTCAACCAGTGCTTTTTTAGCATCCATGACGCCGGCACCAGACTTTTCACGCAATTCTTTTACAAGGGCTGCAGTAATATTTGCCATTTGTGGTTTCCTCCAAAAATTAGTTCCTTTTATAAAAAATGGGGCAGAGCAGTTTGCCTGCTGCCCCTTTTGACGATACAGTCTGAATACTGTTTTGTCTTATTCGTTTGTTCCTTCAACAACCTCAACGATTTCTTCAATCGAATCAGCTTGAGTATCCGCCTGTGCTTCAGCAAAGTCAACTTCTGCATCTTCACCTTGGCGGCCTTCAATAACAGCATCGGCCAATTTAGAAGTAATCAGTTTAACAGCGCGAATCGCATCGTCATTAGCCGGAATGATGACATCGATATCATCAGGATCCGCATTAGTATCAACCATAGCGACAACAGGAATACCCAGCTTTTTAGCTTCTTTAACTGCAATTTGTTCCTTATGCGGGTCAACAACATAGATGACATCCGGAATCCGCGGCATGTCTTCGATTCCGCCCAAGAATTTTTCCAGACGAGCCCGCTGTTTGTTAAGAAGCGCCACTTCTTTTTTAGGAAGAACATCAAAGGTGCCATCTTCTTCCATTGCCTTAATTTCTTTAAGACGGGCAATTCGTTTTTGGATAGTATCCCAGTTGGTCAGCGTTCCGCCCAGCCAGCGATGGTTAATATAAAACTGTCCGGCACGTTCTGCTTCTTCTTTAACAGCATCAGCAGCTTGTTTTTTCGTTCCTACAAAAAGGATAACCGCATCATTAGCTGCTGCGTCACGGACAAAATCATAGGCTTGGTCAGCTAACTTTACAGTTTGCTGCAAGTCAATAACATGAATCCCGTTACGCTCAGTAAAGATGTATTTTGCCATCTTAGGATTCCAGCGGCGTGTTTGGTGGCCGAAATGAACACCGGCCTCAAGAAGTTGTTTCATTGAAATAACTGCCATGAGTATTTCTCCTTTAAAAATGTTTTTTGCGACAGATTAATCCTGCCTGACCTCTTTCAGATATCTTCTTGCAGGCCCACTCTAAAAGAGCAACAGACCCACAATCCATCTAAAATGAGTATTTGCTGTTCATAACAGCCTTTTTACTATATCAAATTTAAGAAAAAAATGCAAGAGTTTCGAAAAGGACACATAATTTGCTAAAATACTGGTTCGCCCATGCACTCATTTCCCATTACAATATAGAATGAATTGTAAAAAAAGTATCTATCCCCTTACTGCTCAACCTTTAATGATATACAGCAATTAATTACGCTTTTGCATAACCTTTAGAGTAGCTTTAATTCACGATTAATATAATCCACATTATCCATAAAGTTCTTTTGCTTATTTTTTGAGCTGTATTGATGGCTATTTAATTCCAATAGATTCTAAAATACTGCTTATTCCATATAAAAGATTCTATGTATACTTTTCCTTTCTTAATGAATGACTAAAAGCTGTATGATTTCTAATTTTTTTTACTTTTCACTTCCATAATTCAACAAGAATGTGATATAACAGAAAGTGAGAAAACGCTTACTTCTCTTAAGACTCTTGAAATGTATCTGATTGATTCAGATGATATGATAATGTTACCTGGAGACTATGGATATAAATTATCTGGTGATTTATTCTCGGGTTCATCTGGGGTATTGCTCGCTTTAGAAGCACTCGGAGGAAAAAGTTGGAAGAATTGGCTTCCACTTATTTCTGAAACCATGGACGTATTACTATGATCGGTTTGTTAGAAAGGTTAAATTAATATTATATTTATGTGACAAGGATGTTTTTTATGTAAATCAAAACTTCTATAATAGATTAATTTTAGAGTAGCTCAGCTTATGATGCGAAAGGAGAATATAATGAGGAACATTTTATCATTACAACAACTTAAAGTGAAAGAGAATACTAAATTGATGGCAAAGTCATCAAAGAGTACAAACTGTAAAACTAGTAGTCATGCTAGCTGGTTTGTTTGTTAATAAAATCACGGTAATGTCCGAGTTTTCATTTAAAATCTTCAATAAAGGAGGAGAAAATGAAGAAAATATTATCGTTGCAAACCATGTCCTCTGTTGAACAGGCTCGGTTTAGTAGTGCATCTAACACCAGCATAATATGCAAAAAGCAAAGCTCAATTAGTTTATTTTTATGTGTTAAAACCACTACAAATAACTAAATTTAATACAGGATACACTCTAAAATTCTTTATATTAGTTTTATAATTTAAAAAAGCTCTATCAACAAAGATCATAGGGCTTTTTTGAAGTTTACAATTGCAATGAGATAAATTTTATTTCACTATAGATAAAATACTGCATGAAACCAAAGCTTTCGGGAAAACACATCCATTTTAATCTTCATTCTCGCGTAATACTAATAAAATGTTTTTAGAAAAATTGGAAGAAATTTTCACGGAATTAATTGATTCAACTCTTATTTGTTTAACGGTGAAATATGTTTTACTTTGATATCTTATATTGAAATCGTGAAAAGTATTTTTTTCTATATCATGGAAATTATTGTCACTAAGACTAAAACTTGAGTCCTCAATATCTTTGATATCTTCTTTTGATGCCATTATATAAATATAACCAGAAAAATCTGACGATAAGTCTACTTCTTCTTCAGGCTTTAATTTAAATATTTCACTAATCTTTAGTCCTTCAATATCATCTGTTGGCATCTCTTGATTGATGTCTTTTTTTATTTCGTTTGCTGTATCGTTAATCCCTTCCACACATCCAGTAGATAAAAAGGACATAAGTAAAGATATTATGCATATTAAAGCTTTTTTACGGTTCATCATCTCTTCTCCTTATATATTTCAAAATGTCACCAGGTTGGCAGTTAAGCTCTCTACAAATATTTAATAAAGTAGAAAATCGTATGCCTTTAGCTTTTCCCGTTTTCAAAATTGATAGGTTCGCCTCTGTTATATTAATCCTTTTTGCTAATTCCTTAGAAGTAAGTTTTCTAGATTTAATAATTTCGTCTAATTTAATCTTTATTTCCTCCATATCATTAAATTATCTCCTCATTTTCCTTTTGTATGTCAAAGCTTTTTTTAAAAACAATAATTGCCAAATAATTAAACGCTAGGAATATTATATTAATCAAATAGTTTTTTATAGAGAGATCGAACAGTTCACTAACATTTCCAACATTCAAATAATTAAATAGTAAATTCAAAAAAAAATGCAAAAGAGTAAGTCCACTTAGAAGAAAAGCTGATTTTTTTACTCCTTTTAAATTCTCTAAGCAAAAAAATCTATCCTTTTGGAAATTTTTTAATATTTTAATCCAAATATTTATTATTCTTGTAAGAATTAAACACATAGACATAGCAGCAAGAAGCACCAATAACGGATAAATTATAGGCAATTTAACTGTGAAATTCCCATAATCAAGAGAAAAAACACCATGGCTATTCTGTCCTCCTAAAAAAACACCTACTATCCCTACTGCTAACGTATAAATAAGCAAGATAGCTAAACATTTAAAAAAAACTAGAACCGATTTGATTACTTTTAGCAATGTAGATTTCATAATAAACTCCTTAACATTATTGATATACGATAATGTTTCAAAATTATTGTACCACAATAATTTTATTTGTCAATAGTCTCTACTACGATAAATAAAAGATTCTATAACATGAACAACTCCCTGTCAAGGATACAGCAAAATAATAAAAGATTAAGCCACAGCCTTATTCCTTATCTCAAGAGAGATAAAGCAGCTGTGCTTCTCTTGATGATGATAATTGTTGTATAGTTGTCAATATCAGTAGCCAGTTCCTCAAAGGTCTTGTAGGTCTCGAGCTTGTAATACTCTGTCTCGAAATGTCCAAAAAAGCTCTCAATTGACCCATTATGAGTAGCTATATCGTGCTATATTTATAAGCTGCCTACTGCAGCTAACATTGAACCAAATAAAAAAGCATATTCAAATTGAAAGTCAATTGAAAATGCTATCTAACTACATTCTATCGGTATATACTATCCTCTAATAATTTTTTGTATAAAGCACATGAATTAATTAATTCATTATGAGTTCCTCTATATTCTATTTTTTTATTATTTAATATTATTATCTCATCCGCAGAAATAATTGTCTTCAATCTGTGAGCAATAACTAAGACTGTTTTCCCTTTAAGATATTTATCTAAAACAAGTTGAACAAGTTTTTCTGTATGATTATCTAATGCCGAAGTTGGTTCATCAAGCAAATATATATCCGCATTCCTAAGAATCGCCCGTATCAGAGCAATACGCTGTTTTTGTCCTCCTGAAATAGCAACGCCTTTCTCGCCAATAATAGTATTATATCCATTTTCTAAGCTATCAACAAATCCTCTCAAATCAAACTGTTCTACCAGTTCATTAATATCAACCATTGAATACTGGTCTACCCCATATGTCAAATTTTCTAGTAATGAACCATATGAAATCTCGACATCTTGGGAAAGATAAGCAATCTGTTTCCTCCAGTTTTTCAATGGAATACTGGATATATCTCTATTTTGGAAAAATATAGTGCCTTTAGCTGGATAGTAGAATCTCTCAATCAAAGAGAATAAAGTTGTTTTCCCAGCTCCACTAGTCCCAATAATGGCTGTTGTCCTACAAGACTGGAACTCATAATTTATATCTTTTAATAACGTTTCTTCAGTATTATAAGAGAATGTAATATTATGTAAATATAATCCAGTATTTCTAGAAAAACTAGCTACTTTACCGTTTGGCAGGGCATCCTCCTCTGTTGGTTCTAAAAGTAATTCTTGTATCTTGTGAACTGAGGCTCTAAATTTTTGATAATTAGCAAAGAAAGAGATGACTTGTGAAAATGGGTCAGCTAGCTGAAATAGATACACAATGCTTGCGACCAAACCACCGTTTGATAATGTTCCATTAGATATTCTGTATGTCCCATAACCAAATGTGATAACCAGAAGTACCATTACTACCATTGATGATATGGGAGACAGAATTCCAAGTACCTTTCCTTCCCGAACACCTGTTTTATATAATGCACTAAATAGCTCATTTTCCCTTCTTATTTCATCCTCTTCTGAAGTGGTTGATTTCACTAACCTAATTTTAGAAAGTGTAGAGGTCAAATCATTTTGTAAATTTGAAAGATCTTCTCTATACCTCATTGAAATATTGTATTCCTGATTACCAAAAAATCCGGTAATTATTACAGCAAGAGGTACTGCAGTAGCTAGCAACAGTGCTAACTCCCAATCAATTATCACAAGTAATATAATAGAACCGATTATAGATATAATACTAGTAAAAAATGAACTAATTTGAGTATTTAAAAATTCTAATATTTCCTCAGTGTCATGAATAATACTTGTAACTATTGCTCCAGCACGATTCTTATCAAAATACGGAATTGGTAATTTTAAAATATGAGTCCATATTCCAATTCTTATCTTCTTTACAACACCTTCAGACGCTTTATTAACATAATAAAACGAAACTGCAGTAAACAATAATTGAACAAAAAAAGTACTATTACCTTTAGAATATCAGAAAAATGTAGACCGGTTTTCATATTATCAATTAACTTCATAATAAAAATTGGGATACTTATTGATATTAAAGTAGCACTAAGTAGTAATATACTCAGAAAAATAAGATGTAGCCCGTTTGGCAAATATTTTTTTATAAATGCTATATCAAAATAATTATTACTTCTCATAATTGTTTCTTTCTTTAAACGACTAGCCTTGAAAATACTTCCAAGGCTAGTTAAGGATATTTTATATGATAATCATCTATAATTGCTTTAGCAAAAAAACCAGCTGTTATTACTGCTCATTCTACAATTTAAACTCATACTAGATTTAGATTTAGTATTATCTGTTTTTTTCAATTGTTGCAACGATAATATTTTCTTCATTTTCTCCTCCTTTATTGAAGATTTTAA
It includes:
- a CDS encoding class III lanthipeptide; the protein is MKKILSLQQLKKTDNTKSKSSMSLNCRMSSNNSWFFC
- a CDS encoding helix-turn-helix domain-containing protein — protein: MEEIKIKLDEIIKSRKLTSKELAKRINITEANLSILKTGKAKGIRFSTLLNICRELNCQPGDILKYIRRRDDEP
- a CDS encoding class III lanthipeptide, with the protein product MRNILSLQQLKVKENTKLMAKSSKSTNCKTSSHASWFVC
- a CDS encoding ABC transporter ATP-binding protein, with translation MYLFQLADPFSQVISFFANYQKFRASVHKIQELLLEPTEEDALPNGKVASFSRNTGLYLHNITFSYNTEETLLKDINYEFQSCRTTAIIGTSGAGKTTLFSLIERFYYPAKGTIFFQNRDISSIPLKNWRKQIAYLSQDVEISYGSLLENLTYGVDQYSMVDINELVEQFDLRGFVDSLENGYNTIIGEKGVAISGGQKQRIALIRAILRNADIYLLDEPTSALDNHTEKLVQLVLDKYLKGKTVLVIAHRLKTIISADEIIILNNKKIEYRGTHNELINSCALYKKLLEDSIYR
- the rpsB gene encoding 30S ribosomal protein S2 — translated: MAVISMKQLLEAGVHFGHQTRRWNPKMAKYIFTERNGIHVIDLQQTVKLADQAYDFVRDAAANDAVILFVGTKKQAADAVKEEAERAGQFYINHRWLGGTLTNWDTIQKRIARLKEIKAMEEDGTFDVLPKKEVALLNKQRARLEKFLGGIEDMPRIPDVIYVVDPHKEQIAVKEAKKLGIPVVAMVDTNADPDDIDVIIPANDDAIRAVKLITSKLADAVIEGRQGEDAEVDFAEAQADTQADSIEEIVEVVEGTNE
- a CDS encoding class III lanthipeptide; the protein is MKKILSLQTMSSVEQARFSSASNTSIICKKQSSISLFLCVKTTTNN